In one Polaribacter sp. ALD11 genomic region, the following are encoded:
- the alr gene encoding alanine racemase: protein MNNHVTVLEIDGNALIHNLNYFKQKLQPETKILAVVKAFGYGSDAVQIAKFLEDKVAYFAVAYTHEGIALREAGVKTPILVLHPHLQNLQSLIDYRLEPSLYNFNIFNAFLKLADEAPLMNYPVHIKFNTGLNRLGFWHTDVPKILSELKETNHIKVQSLFSHLAASEDLEEKDFTINQINNFAYIVQQFYKHLGYEPMLHILNTSGVVNYPKAQFDMVRIGIGLYGFGNDEKETDQLKNTHNLKSIISQIHVIKPGETVGYNRAFVAKRITKTATIPIGHADGLSRKLGNKKGFVLINNQKAPIIGNVCMDMIMVNVTKISCKEGDEVIIFNNQEMIQNIADISETIVYETLTAISPRVNKMLKE from the coding sequence TTTAGAGATTGATGGAAATGCGTTAATACACAATCTAAATTATTTCAAGCAAAAATTACAACCAGAAACAAAAATTTTAGCTGTTGTAAAAGCTTTTGGTTATGGTAGTGATGCCGTTCAAATTGCAAAATTCTTAGAAGACAAAGTAGCTTATTTTGCTGTTGCATACACACATGAAGGGATCGCTTTACGTGAAGCTGGTGTAAAAACGCCTATTTTAGTTCTACATCCTCACCTTCAAAATTTACAATCTCTAATCGATTATAGACTAGAACCAAGCTTATATAATTTTAATATTTTTAATGCTTTTTTAAAACTAGCAGATGAAGCTCCGTTAATGAATTACCCTGTTCATATAAAATTTAATACAGGTTTAAATAGGTTGGGTTTCTGGCACACAGATGTTCCTAAAATTTTATCTGAATTAAAAGAAACCAATCATATAAAAGTACAATCGCTGTTTTCTCATTTGGCTGCAAGTGAAGATTTAGAAGAGAAAGACTTTACCATCAATCAAATTAATAATTTCGCATACATTGTTCAGCAATTCTATAAACATTTAGGATATGAACCAATGTTGCATATTTTAAATACTTCTGGTGTTGTTAATTACCCAAAAGCACAATTTGATATGGTTCGAATTGGTATTGGTTTGTATGGTTTTGGGAATGATGAAAAAGAAACGGATCAATTAAAAAACACCCATAATTTAAAATCAATTATTTCTCAAATTCACGTGATTAAACCAGGAGAAACAGTTGGTTACAACAGGGCATTTGTAGCCAAAAGAATTACAAAAACAGCGACAATACCTATTGGTCATGCAGATGGTTTATCTAGAAAATTAGGCAACAAGAAAGGTTTTGTGCTTATCAACAATCAAAAAGCACCAATTATTGGTAATGTTTGTATGGATATGATTATGGTGAATGTAACGAAGATTTCTTGTAAAGAAGGTGATGAAGTGATTATCTTTAACAACCAGGAAATGATACAAAACATTGCAGATATTTCTGAAACTATTGTGTATGAAACTTTAACGGCAATTTCTCCACGTGTTAACAAAATGTTAAAGGAATAG
- the mscL gene encoding large conductance mechanosensitive channel protein MscL: MGMLKEFKDFAMKGNLVDIAVGFVMGAAFKQVVTSFTGGIVSPLIGLIFNADLKDLKYIAKEGVVDEAGKVVGEVAILYGDFLTNVIDFIIVAFVMFMIVKGLNNMKKKEEPAPAAAPAGPSQEELLAQIRDLLAKK; encoded by the coding sequence ATGGGAATGCTTAAAGAATTTAAAGACTTTGCAATGAAGGGAAACCTTGTTGATATTGCAGTAGGTTTTGTTATGGGTGCAGCTTTTAAACAAGTTGTTACTTCTTTTACAGGAGGAATTGTTTCTCCGTTAATTGGCTTAATATTTAATGCTGATCTTAAAGATTTAAAATACATTGCTAAAGAAGGCGTTGTAGATGAAGCGGGAAAAGTTGTTGGTGAAGTTGCCATTTTATATGGAGATTTCTTAACAAACGTAATCGACTTTATTATTGTGGCTTTTGTAATGTTTATGATTGTAAAAGGTTTAAACAACATGAAGAAAAAAGAAGAACCAGCTCCAGCAGCAGCTCCTGCAGGACCAAGTCAAGAAGAATTGTTAGCACAAATTAGAGATTTGTTGGCTAAAAAGTAA